The Oceanicaulis sp. nucleotide sequence ATCACCGGCCAGAAGATCTGGATCTCCGCCGGCGAGCACGACATGAGCGGCAACATCATCCACCTGGTGCTCGCGCGCATCGAGGGCGCGCCGGCCGGGGTGAAGGGCATCTCGCTGTTCGTCGTGCCGAAATTCATTCCCGACGAGAACGGCGAGCCGGGCGAGCGCAACCAGCTGGTCTGCGGCGGTCTTGAAGAGAAGATGGGCATTCACGGCAACGCGACCTGCGTCATGAACTATGACGGCGCGAAGGGCTGGCTGGTCGGCGAGGAGAACAAGGGCCTCAAGACCATGTTCATCATGATGAACGAGGCGCGCCTCGGCGTCGGCCTGCAGGGCCTGGGCCTGGCCGAAACGGCCTATCAGTGGTCGCTGGCGTTCGCGAAGGACCGCATCCAGGGCCGCTCGCTGACCGGGCCGAAGAACCCTGACGGCCCCGCCGATCCGATCATCGTGCACCCCGACGTGCGCCGGATGCTGATGAACCAGAAAGTGTTCGTCGAAGGCGCCCGCGCGCTCGCCCTCTGGACCGCGCTTCAGGGCGATCTCGAACTGCGCGCCACCGACGAGCACGTCAAGGAGAAGGCCGGAGACTACATGGCGCTGCTGACCCCGGTCATCAAAGCCTACCTCACCGACAAGGGCTATGAGTGCGTCTCCGAGGGCTTGCAGGTGCACGGCGGTTCGGGCTTCACCCGCGAGTGGGGCATCGAGCAGCTGCTGCGCGATGCGCGGATCACGCTGATCTATGAAGGCACCAACGGCATCCAGGCGCTGGACCTCGTGGGCCGCAAGCTCGCCATGGCCGGCATGCGTCCGATCAACACCTTCTTCGCCGAGATCGAAGCCTTCGTCGCCGAGAACGAGGGCCAGGCCGACATCGCGACGTCGGTGCAGGGCCTGAAGGACACCAAGGCCAAGCTTCAGAAGGCCACCAACTGGCTGGTCGAGAAGGGCCTCGAGAATTTCGACAACGCCGGCGCGGCGAGCCACGACTATCTGCACCTGTTCGGCCTGACCTGCTTTGCGTACATGTGGGCGAAGATGGCCAAGGTCGCCGACGCCAAGGTCAAGGCCGGCGAGACCGACCCGATCTACGCCTCCAAGCTGGTCAGCGCGAAATACTTCGTCGAGCGCTGGCTGCCGGCGGCGGACGCCCATCTCGCCCGCGTCGAGGCCGGCGCGGACACGCTGATGGCGCTGGACGCCGAGGCGCTCTAGGCGACGGCGCAGCCCCCCTCGGCCCTTCGGGCCACTCCCCCCGTGAACGGGGGGAGACACCGGTGTCCTCCCCTGCTTGCGGGGGAGGTGGTCCCGAAGGGACCGGAGGGGGCGGCGCCTGCCGCCAGGCGATAACAAGAATTTCGGAGGAGACCGATCATGACCGCTCAGGTCCTCAACGTGCCCAAGCCCGAATGGCTGGACCAGGAAGACGTGAACATTTTCGAGGGCGCGGTGCGCGGCTTCGTGGAGAAGGAATGCCTGCCCCATTCCGAGCGCTGGGAGAAGGAAGGCGTGGTCGACCGCGAGGTCTGGACCAAGGCGGGCGAGGCCGGCCTTCTGTGCCCGGCCTGCCCTGAAGAGTACGGCGGGGCCGGCGGCGACTGGCGGCACGACTACGTGTTTCACATGGTCACCTCCGAGCTCGGCGTGGAAGGCTGGGGCGCGAGCCTGCACAACTCCATCGTTGCGCCGTATGTCTGGCACTACGGCAGCGAGGAGCAGAAAAAGAAGATCCTGCCCAAGCTCGTCAGCGGCGAATATGTCGGCGCGATCGCCATGTCCGAACCCGGCGCGGGCTCGGACCTTCAGGGCGTGAAGACCACAGCGGTCAAGGACGGCAACGGCTACCGCATCAACGGCTCGAAGACCTTCATCACCAACGGCGGCACGGCGAACTTCATCGTGGTGGTCGCCAAGACCGACCCCAAGGCCGGCGCGAAGGGCACCTCGCTGTTCCTGATCGAGACCGACGGGCTGGAGGGCTTCCGGCGCGGGCGCAATCTCGACAAGGTCGGCATGAAGTCCCAGGACACCGCCGAGCTGTTCTTCGAGGACATGTGGGTGCCCTCCGACGCGCTTTTAGGTCCCGAGGAAGGCCGCGGCTTCATCCAGCTGATGGAGCAGCTGCCCCAGGAACGCCTGCAGATCGCGGTGCAGGGCGTGGGCATGATGAAGCGCGCGCTCGCCGAAACGATCGCCTACGTCAAGGAGCGCAAGGCCTTCGGCAAGGCGGTGATCGAGTTCCAGAACACCCAGTTCAAGCTCGCTGAACTCAAGACCAAGGCGACCATCGCCGAGGTGTTCTGCCAGCACTGCTCGGACCTTCTGATCCAGGGCCGGCTCGACGCGGCGACCGCCTCGATGGCGAAATACTGGGTCACCGATATCCAGTGCGAGCTGATCGACGAATGCGTGCAGCTGCACGGCGGCTACGGCTACATGAACGAGTACCCGATCGCGCGCATGTTCCGCGACGCCCGCGTCCAGCGGATCTACGGCGGCACGAACGAGATCATGAAGCTGCTCATCGCGCGGACGCTGTGATGCGGTTCGCCCTTATCCTTCTGGCGGGCGCGGCGCTGGCGGCGTGTTCGGCCGAGGCGCCCGAAGCCCCGTCCGAACCCGTGGCCGAACCGGCGCAGGCTGAAACGCCTGCCGAAACGCCCGCCGAAGAGACGCCTGCGGACGAAGCGCCCGCGCCTGCGCCCGAAGCTGACGCCCGCGCGTATTTCGAACAGACCTTCTCGGGCCGCTGGGGCATGGACGCCTCCTGCGCCGAGGAAGGCATGTTCCGCCTCTCGCCGGCCGATCTCGACCTTTACGAACGCGCCTGCGAGGTGGTGAACCTGACCCGCGAGGGGGACATGATCGCCGCCCGCACGCAATGCATCGTCGAAGGCCAGCCCCAGGCCGAAAACACCCACGTGCTCACACCCGTCTCCGAGGACACCATCACCGTCTCGGACGGGCATTACGAATGGACCCGCCACGCCTGCGGGCCGGTGGAAGCCGAAACACAGGGAGCCCCCCAATGACCGACGCCTATATCTACGACGCCTGCCGCACCCCGCGCGGCAAGGGCAAGAAGAACGGCACGCTGCACGAGATCACGGCGCTGCAGCTCGCCACCCAGCAGCTCGAGGCGATCCGCGAGCGCAACAATCTGGACACCTCCGTCGTCGACGACGTGATCCTGGGCTGCGTGTCGCCGGTGGGCGAGCAGGGCGCGAACATCGCGCGCGCCGCGGCGATCAACGCGCGCTACGCCGAGAGCGTGTCGGGCTTCCAGGTGAACCGGTTCTGCGCTTCGGGCCTTGAGGCCACCAACCTCGCTGCGGCGAAAGTCATGTCCGGCGAGGCCGACATGGCGATCGGCGGCGGCGTCGAGGCGATGAGCCGGGTGCCCATGGGCTCCGACGGCGGCGCGATGGTGGTCGATCCCGAAATGGCCTTCGACCATTACTTCGTGCCCCAGGGCGTGTCGGCTGACCTGATCGC carries:
- a CDS encoding acyl-CoA dehydrogenase C-terminal domain-containing protein; its protein translation is MPAYKAPLRDQQFVLNDVLDVQQYSDLPSFSEASADIVAAVLEEGAKFCENVLAPLNHVGDQEGCRLSNGEVTTPTGFKDAYKQMTEGGWTALSADPEYGGQGLPHYLNLAFNEMVTSSNMAFGMYPGLTGGAAHALTIGGSDEQKRLYLPKMISGEWSGTMNLTEPHCGTDLGMLRTKAVPNGDGSYAITGQKIWISAGEHDMSGNIIHLVLARIEGAPAGVKGISLFVVPKFIPDENGEPGERNQLVCGGLEEKMGIHGNATCVMNYDGAKGWLVGEENKGLKTMFIMMNEARLGVGLQGLGLAETAYQWSLAFAKDRIQGRSLTGPKNPDGPADPIIVHPDVRRMLMNQKVFVEGARALALWTALQGDLELRATDEHVKEKAGDYMALLTPVIKAYLTDKGYECVSEGLQVHGGSGFTREWGIEQLLRDARITLIYEGTNGIQALDLVGRKLAMAGMRPINTFFAEIEAFVAENEGQADIATSVQGLKDTKAKLQKATNWLVEKGLENFDNAGAASHDYLHLFGLTCFAYMWAKMAKVADAKVKAGETDPIYASKLVSAKYFVERWLPAADAHLARVEAGADTLMALDAEAL
- a CDS encoding acyl-CoA dehydrogenase family protein — its product is MTAQVLNVPKPEWLDQEDVNIFEGAVRGFVEKECLPHSERWEKEGVVDREVWTKAGEAGLLCPACPEEYGGAGGDWRHDYVFHMVTSELGVEGWGASLHNSIVAPYVWHYGSEEQKKKILPKLVSGEYVGAIAMSEPGAGSDLQGVKTTAVKDGNGYRINGSKTFITNGGTANFIVVVAKTDPKAGAKGTSLFLIETDGLEGFRRGRNLDKVGMKSQDTAELFFEDMWVPSDALLGPEEGRGFIQLMEQLPQERLQIAVQGVGMMKRALAETIAYVKERKAFGKAVIEFQNTQFKLAELKTKATIAEVFCQHCSDLLIQGRLDAATASMAKYWVTDIQCELIDECVQLHGGYGYMNEYPIARMFRDARVQRIYGGTNEIMKLLIARTL